The window TTTCAAATACGGGCTCTTACATAGGAAGCGGATTTTCGGCGACCGTTACAAGTGTCAGTGATCCTATTCCGACAAAGGATATAAAAATAGCGACATCATGGAAAATTACCGATGATTCCGGAGATGTAACACCAGGAGGGAGCACAACAACACCTCTTGTTACAAACGTAAGATGTCCCAGACTAAACTACAGCTGTGCTCCATACGGGTATGGCCCGGGTGTAATTTCCTCTTCTGATGAACAATACCTGACAAAAGCATACAAAAACCTTAACCAGCACTTTGGAAACTATTCACTTGTACAGGGAACAGGTCTCATTGCATACCCGTACGGCAGTTACCAGGAAGACGCAATCGGTTCATCTGTAGGCATGAGCGACACCGGCGGTTATGGTGTCGTTACCGGCTATACGTACAGTAACGGTGGTTTGTACTGGAGAAATGCTGATGCTGCACAGTCTGTTCTCGGAACAGGGTGGGAGGCCCTGAGAGTCGGGGATACCGTGAATGTCAAGGTAATCCACATTCCTACAGGAAAAGTCATATTTGAAAAAAATGTTGCAGTAACGGAGGGCTAATAATGTCATTAAAACCGGATGACAATGCAGTCTCACCTGTCGTGGGAGTTATGATGATGCTTGTAGTTACAATCATCATAGCGGCGGTAGTTTCAGCTTTTGCAGGCAGTTCGATGGACAGTCACCAGAAAGCTCCCCAGGCAACAATCCAGGGGTCTTTCAGCATAAGCTCGGGAATGGAGATCACCCACATGGGCGGTGATGCACTTGCAATAAACGATTTGGTCTTTACTGTAAGGAACAGCCCGGTATTCGGACCTAACCTTGAACAGGCAACAGCACAGGTACTTGACAAAACAATAATCACCGACAGCCAGGGAAGACTTCTCGATTACGGTGACGGGAGTACAAACGTTACTTCGTTTAAATCGGGCGATACCCTGTATATTAATGCTTCTTCAATCAGGTGCGACCTGCTCCAGCCTGTTGTCGTACCTGACGATTATACAGACAAACTTGGAAGTGACGGCTACAGCTATACCAGTGACGGCAAATACCAGAACCACTGGGCTTTATGCTTTAAAAACAACGACAATATCGGAAACAACTTTTATCTTGATGTAAGCGACAAGAGCGGGAACCTCATATGCAGAAGTGAGGTTACAATCACTGCATAAATGCGGGTGATAAACAAATGAGAAAATTTAATGATAACGCCGTATCTCCCGTTGTCGGTGTAATGCTGATGCTTGTCGTGACGATTATAATTGCAACCGTTGTGAGCGGATTTGCCGGCGGCCTTGTCGCGGGCGGCTGCCAGAAGTCTCCGGCACTTGCAATGGACGTTAAAATAACAAATTCAGGCACATGGGTAAACAGCGGTTTTTCCGCAACTGTGACGGGAGTAAGCGACCCTGTCAGGACAAGTGATCTCAAAATCGTCACATCATGGAAGAAAAATGATATTACAGGCGGAAATGCGTCTATAGGAAACGTCTTAAATGTTTTTGAGCCGTCTGTGGCTTCATCCGGCCTGAATGTGGCAAGTATAGCACCATACGGTTTTGGAATGGCGTCAGTCCCGGGAGAACCGGGAATTTCCGGAAGTGCACTGACACCTGGCAAAGTACCTGAACGACAATTCGGGAACTACACGCTTTCAAACGGAGTGAGTATGAGTGCACAGCCGTTCGGCGGCAGAAATGACGGGACAGGAGACTGTTATAACGATAGTTTTGGTAACCTGTGCGGCTATGGTGTGGTGTCAGATTATTTATACACGGATTTTGACAGCGAAAATTACATAGACCCGATGCAGGCCGTACTCGGCTGCGGCTGGGAAAAACTCAGGGCGGGAGACACGGTTTCCGTAAAAGTCGTTTTCGTGCCGAGCGGGAAGACAATATTCTCAAAGGACGTCACTGTCCTGGAGGGCTGATTATGAGAGAAAACAACTATGCGGTCTCTCCTGTTGTAGGCGTCATGCTGATGCTCGTCGTTACAATCATCATTGCAGCGGTCGTCTCCGCTTTTTCAGGAGGACTTATGGAAGGGCAGAGTAAGGCCCCGCAGGCAAACATCAGGGGAACTTTCAGTATATCAGAAGGCATGACTATCACCCATGCAGGAGGGGATTCCCTTCCTACAAAGAACCTTATATTCACAATCAGGGACGGCCCCACATTCGGCCCGAATCTCGAATCTACAACAGCAGAGGCACTTGATCTCTCCAAAACCTACGTAAGTACCGATAGAGGCAAAGGCCCTGTAGTGACAAAACAGGGGACATACTTTATGGTCTCCTTCAACCCCGGGAACATAATAACCGTTGAACCGAAGTACTGCACATGCAACGTTTCCCAGCCCAATGTCGCCCCGACGGACTTTGAGGACAATATCGGGGAGGACGGCTACACATACAACGGGACACAGACCGTAGCCTGGGCGCACTGCATAAGAAACCAGGACAGCATTGGCAAGAGCTTCATCCTGGAAGTGAGTGATACGGAAGGTCACCTGATCTCAAAGAGCGACGTACTGGTAACGGCATGACCTATGGAGGATTTATTATGAAAAATGAGAATTATTCTGCAGTCTCTCCTGTTGTAGGCGTCATGCTGATGCTTGTCGTAACGATTATCATCGCGGCTATTGTAAGCGGGTTCGCAGGAGGACTAATAGAGAGCGACAGCCAGAAGGCCCCTTCTCTTAGTATGGATGTAAGTATAACGAATTCCGGCACTTACAGGGACAGCGGATTCCACGCAAAAGTAACAGGGGTCAGCGAGCCTATTCCGACAAGTGACCTGAAAATTATCACCTCGTGGACGACCACCGTAAAAACAAATACGTATATTGACGTGCTGCATAAGGACGACGCAACGCAATGGGAGGAAGTCGATGGTGCCGGCTGCGTCCTCGGGCTGCCGCTCGGCACAATCTATCACGGCGGTGCTGAAGTACTTCCGGGTGTCTCCAACACCCGCACTGACAGAACCTACACGAACGGAGGTGGTGTTGCACCATTCGGATCGGGTACCGGCGTTGAGGGGTCGGTTCCTGTCACAAAGTGGAGTTCCTATCAAAAAACAGCATATTTCGGGAACTATGCCCTGGAACAGGGGACTGTCCTGACAGCCGAGCCTATCGGTGAATGTAAGGCAAACGATCCTGTGGTCGGGGGTTATCCGGGTAAAGGAAAAATTGGAGGTGCATTTTTTTATGGCGGTTATGGCACAAATGTAATGTCTGAAGACAGGCAGTTAATTACCAGTTTATTCCACTACCAGTCGGATGGTAAAATCAACGACCCCTGGAGCAGGTACGTGTATAATGTATATACCGGGGACAAGACCACTCCCGCTGACATCATTGCCGACGGCGGACAGGTCGACAATACCCAGGCAGTGCTTGGATGCGGGTGGGAGAACCTGCGGACAGGGGATACTGTAAACGTTAAGGTTATCTATATCCCGAGCGGGAAGACAATCTTTGACAAGGACGTGACGGTGAGCGCATGAAAGGAGCAAAAATCGATGCGGTCTCACCAGTTGTCGGTGTGATGCTCATGCTTGTGGTTACGATAATAATAGCTGCTGTAGTCTCGGCATTTGCCGGAGGTCTGGCGCATACCCAGTCAAAGGCCCCGCAGGCAACAATAAGTGCAACATTCAGCGTCTCGCAGGGCATGACAATCACCCATTGCGGAGGGGAGGCGATACCTCTTGACAGTCTCGTCTTCACAACCCAGAACGGAGACGGCTTCGGGCCGAACACAGAATCGCTTACCACAGAGGAAATCAACAGGAGCATAATCTCCGACAAAAACGGGGACCTGGTGTTCCTGAACAATTCCGGCGGAAAGTCCTCGTTTAACCCCGGAGACACCCTCTACATTTCAGCCTATAACTGCACGGCCCCGATTCTTCAGCCTGACGTGGGATTATCAATACGTGGCTGGGACTGGAAGAAAAAGCCTACTTATTACAAGTGTAAAGGCGGCGGCTATACCTGCTATGCATCTCTTTGGTCTCTCTGCTACCGCAACCCGAATAATGTTGGCAAGACCTTTATCCTCCAGACCGGTGACAGGTCGGGAAACACAATCTCGACGTGCGGGGTGAAGATTACGTCATAGAAAAATAAGATGTAAAGTCAAAAAAAACAGGAAAAGGCTAAAACTATCTGCTGCATAAAAAGAATCCGACAGAAAATTGCCAGGATTTCCTTTTTTATACAGCTTTGATAATTCAAAGCCTGTACCCGTTTTATTCATATGTTTCTGCCAAAAATGATCAAAATCCAATCCGTTAAGACAACAATTAGAATTATTTAAGATGCTCTCCAAAATAAAAAAAGAATATACTTTTTTTTGCAGATTTTGCCTATTTATACTGTTTTTTTCATACCTGGTTTTTCCTGTATGCGCAGAAGACAAAAACGTCGCAATGAATTTTTCCGGCCCGGCGGTCTTTGCCGGTTCAAACGTCACACCAGAAGACCTCTTCAAAGACCTCATACCAGATGCAAACACTACAGTGACAGTATTTTACAGCAGCCGGTGCAGTTCATGCGTAAGAGTTCTTCCCGGCCTGGAGAACCTTTCGGACAGATACCCTGAAATTAAGGTCCGGTATTACGACCTTTACAACTCGACCGAAAACCTGACCCTTCTTTATGAGTTCGGGGCGCAATATCACATGCACTATGTCTCTTACCCGATTCTTTTTACAGGTGACACGGTAGTTTTGTCCGGAATGGCTCCCATAACTGAAAACTCGGAATCCGTATTTGAAGCACTTGACAAAGGACTTATTCCGGACATTGAATATGAAAAAAGGTGGATAGAAGAAGACAAATACGAAAATTCAACTGATCTTAGAAGTGACATCCCGGCGGGAATTATTCTTGTCGCATCTGCAGGACTTATTGACGGAATAAATCCGTGTGCATTTGCAGTCCTTGTCTTCCTGATTATATCCCTTCTATCATCAGGTCATGGAAAAAAAGTTCTTTTCTCAGGACTTTTCTACACACTGGCGGTATTTGTCTTCTATTTTTTTGCAGGACTTGGAATAATGAACTTTGTCAGGTTTACAGGCTACTCCTACATATTTTCACTGTTTGCGGGAATTGTCGCAATCACGGCCGGACTTATAAACATCCTCGATTCACTGAAAAAAGACACACGGGCATCTTTATCGATACCCGCATCTTCAAAAGGGATCATAGGGAAGTTCATTAATAAGGCAACATTACCTTCATCTTTTTTACTGGGAATAATTGTCGGAATGTTTGAACTCCCGTGTACGGGCGGCATATACCTTGCAATAATCAGCCTTTTGTCATCGGAAATGACCTTTACTGAAGGTGTCCCTTATCTTCTTTTATACAATCTATTCTTCGTTATGCCTCTGCTCATGATAACCTTTGCAGTAGGATTCGGACTTTCACCGAAATTCGTGGACTCTGCAAGACTCAGGTACAGGAACAAAATAAGATTTGCAATGGGAATCGCCCTGATATTAATAGGAATATTTGTAGTCTGGTGGCAGATATGAGATAATTTTTTTTAAATATTCCGGAAGCTTACTATTCTAACCCCAAGAAACATGAAAAATCAAGCTTTAACCTTTTTTATGACAAAAACAGGAATATACTCCTGATAAAATAATGATTCCGGGACAACAGTATAATCAAATGCAATAAAAACCCTGAAAATCCGGATTTTGGCAGTATAAAACAATTCTTGATAAAAACAAAAAAAATTATTTTTTAAGGTATATATTACCGTAGACGATCTCACCCTTTCTCTTGGGGTGGCGTTCGCCCAGGTCACCGATATAGTGTGCGAATTTTGCAGTTTCCCCTTCAACTTCAGCGTCAACATCATCAACGTACTTGAATCCGGGCATCATGTATTTGATGCCTTTGTAGACATATACGTCTCCCTTGACCATCTGACCGCCGACACGGGACTCAACGCTGCCTTTGATTATAACCGTTCCGCCTTCGGCGTGGGTCGCGACGTGGATAAATGCATCGCCGTCGATGATGA of the Methanomicrobium sp. W14 genome contains:
- a CDS encoding type IV pilin, producing the protein MNLLKIKPLKDSDSAVSPVVGVMLMLVVTIIIAAVVSGFAGGLVDGTDQNAPLLTMDVKISNTGSYIGSGFSATVTSVSDPIPTKDIKIATSWKITDDSGDVTPGGSTTTPLVTNVRCPRLNYSCAPYGYGPGVISSSDEQYLTKAYKNLNQHFGNYSLVQGTGLIAYPYGSYQEDAIGSSVGMSDTGGYGVVTGYTYSNGGLYWRNADAAQSVLGTGWEALRVGDTVNVKVIHIPTGKVIFEKNVAVTEG
- a CDS encoding type IV pilin; translation: MSLKPDDNAVSPVVGVMMMLVVTIIIAAVVSAFAGSSMDSHQKAPQATIQGSFSISSGMEITHMGGDALAINDLVFTVRNSPVFGPNLEQATAQVLDKTIITDSQGRLLDYGDGSTNVTSFKSGDTLYINASSIRCDLLQPVVVPDDYTDKLGSDGYSYTSDGKYQNHWALCFKNNDNIGNNFYLDVSDKSGNLICRSEVTITA
- a CDS encoding type IV pilin, producing MRKFNDNAVSPVVGVMLMLVVTIIIATVVSGFAGGLVAGGCQKSPALAMDVKITNSGTWVNSGFSATVTGVSDPVRTSDLKIVTSWKKNDITGGNASIGNVLNVFEPSVASSGLNVASIAPYGFGMASVPGEPGISGSALTPGKVPERQFGNYTLSNGVSMSAQPFGGRNDGTGDCYNDSFGNLCGYGVVSDYLYTDFDSENYIDPMQAVLGCGWEKLRAGDTVSVKVVFVPSGKTIFSKDVTVLEG
- a CDS encoding type IV pilin N-terminal domain-containing protein — encoded protein: MRENNYAVSPVVGVMLMLVVTIIIAAVVSAFSGGLMEGQSKAPQANIRGTFSISEGMTITHAGGDSLPTKNLIFTIRDGPTFGPNLESTTAEALDLSKTYVSTDRGKGPVVTKQGTYFMVSFNPGNIITVEPKYCTCNVSQPNVAPTDFEDNIGEDGYTYNGTQTVAWAHCIRNQDSIGKSFILEVSDTEGHLISKSDVLVTA
- a CDS encoding type IV pilin N-terminal domain-containing protein, whose protein sequence is MKNENYSAVSPVVGVMLMLVVTIIIAAIVSGFAGGLIESDSQKAPSLSMDVSITNSGTYRDSGFHAKVTGVSEPIPTSDLKIITSWTTTVKTNTYIDVLHKDDATQWEEVDGAGCVLGLPLGTIYHGGAEVLPGVSNTRTDRTYTNGGGVAPFGSGTGVEGSVPVTKWSSYQKTAYFGNYALEQGTVLTAEPIGECKANDPVVGGYPGKGKIGGAFFYGGYGTNVMSEDRQLITSLFHYQSDGKINDPWSRYVYNVYTGDKTTPADIIADGGQVDNTQAVLGCGWENLRTGDTVNVKVIYIPSGKTIFDKDVTVSA
- a CDS encoding type IV pilin N-terminal domain-containing protein; this encodes MKGAKIDAVSPVVGVMLMLVVTIIIAAVVSAFAGGLAHTQSKAPQATISATFSVSQGMTITHCGGEAIPLDSLVFTTQNGDGFGPNTESLTTEEINRSIISDKNGDLVFLNNSGGKSSFNPGDTLYISAYNCTAPILQPDVGLSIRGWDWKKKPTYYKCKGGGYTCYASLWSLCYRNPNNVGKTFILQTGDRSGNTISTCGVKITS
- a CDS encoding cytochrome c biogenesis protein, with product MNFSGPAVFAGSNVTPEDLFKDLIPDANTTVTVFYSSRCSSCVRVLPGLENLSDRYPEIKVRYYDLYNSTENLTLLYEFGAQYHMHYVSYPILFTGDTVVLSGMAPITENSESVFEALDKGLIPDIEYEKRWIEEDKYENSTDLRSDIPAGIILVASAGLIDGINPCAFAVLVFLIISLLSSGHGKKVLFSGLFYTLAVFVFYFFAGLGIMNFVRFTGYSYIFSLFAGIVAITAGLINILDSLKKDTRASLSIPASSKGIIGKFINKATLPSSFLLGIIVGMFELPCTGGIYLAIISLLSSEMTFTEGVPYLLLYNLFFVMPLLMITFAVGFGLSPKFVDSARLRYRNKIRFAMGIALILIGIFVVWWQI